In one window of Macadamia integrifolia cultivar HAES 741 chromosome 2, SCU_Mint_v3, whole genome shotgun sequence DNA:
- the LOC122071944 gene encoding uncharacterized protein LOC122071944 isoform X2 produces MPRPGPRPYECVRKAWHSDRHQPMRGSLIQEIFSEIHSPATKKNKKWQEKLPVVVLKAEEIMYSKANSEAEFMDLKTLWDRLNDAINTIIRRDESTESGEYLQPCIEAALILGCIPRRASRSQRHINPRSYLNPSTQEPTYADPRVQDSTTHEGLLTLQPDNRTNSPQLISTYSIFTRPITMNSTGLRSESRSPITQDSNPTSIHEYPFPSENFTSTGLNQPLLMPASPPSNLGRVYPLCYGIPLQSREPQVSFQVQVSQELDHNRVVGLPCVQSTVEPGAIPVLENLFSCRAAGNASDRITESEFKETSKKPSVIECDLSLRLGPLSVAGTRVGNEWPHQVEAVFDSSSSQEGSKSNDQSPSMGTEFNFLRRDNSDGPLESCSGKWSPEGEDLNVKAITRKWNAPVSDFAEDGNIR; encoded by the exons ATGCCGAGGCCTGGCCCGAGACCTTATGAGTGCGTTAGGAAGGCTTGGCACAGCGATAGACACCAACCCATGAGAGGATCCCTTATTCAAGAGATTTTCAG TGAGATCCATAGCCCTGCTActaagaagaacaagaaatggCAAGAGAAGCTTCCTGTCGTTGTCCTCAAAGCAGAGGAAATCATGTACTCCAAAGCCAATTCTGAG GCGGAGTTCATGGACCTCAAAACGCTCTGGGACCGGTTGAATGATGCCATCAATACAATCATTCGAAGAGACGAGAGCACTGAGAGTGGAGAATATTTGCAGCCTTGTATCGAAG CCGCCCTTATACTGGGTTGCATTCCGAGAAGAGCATCGCGGAGCCAAAGGCACATTAACCCGAGGTCTTATCTGAATCCCAGCACGCAAGAACCCACTTATGCTGACCCCAGAGTTCAAGACAGCACGACCCATGAAGGGTTACTCACTCTTCAACCAGACAACCGAACCAACAGCCCGCAGTTAATCTCTACCTACTCGATCTTCACGAGACCCATAACCATGAATTCAACTGGTTTACGTTCAGAATCTAGGAGTCCTATTACCCAGGACAGTAACCCCACCTCCATCCATGAATACCCTTTTCCCTCTGAAAACTTCACTTCAACTGGCCTGAACCAACCCTTACTAATGCCTGCTTCTCCCCCATCAAATTTAGGTCGTGTTTACCCTCTTTGTTATGGCATCCCTCTTCAGAGTAGGGAGCCCCAAGTAAGCTTCCAAGTCCAAGTTTCCCAAGAATTAGACCATAACAGGGTTGTTGGTTTGCCTTGTGTTCAGTCCACTGTAGAGCCTGGTGCAATACCTGTACTGGAGAACCTCTTTTCCTGTAGGGCTGCTGGAAATGCTTCAGACAGAATCACAGAGTCAGAGTTCAAGGAAACATCTAAGAAACCATCTGTGATTGAGTGTGATCTATCGTTGAGGCTAGGTCCACTCTCGGTAGCGGGAACAAGAGTAGGAAACGAATGGCCTCATCAGGTTGAAGCTGTTTTTGATTCAAGTAGTTCACAAGAAGGGAGCAAGTCCAATGATCAGTCACCATCAATGGGTACAGAGTTCAATTTCCTTCGCAGAGATAATTCTGATGGCCCCTTGGAGTCCTGCTCAGGCAAATGGAGTCCTGAGGGTGAAGATCTGAATGTGAAAGCAATCACTAGGAAGTGGAACGCTCCTGTTAGTGATTTTGCCGAGGATGGGAACATTCGCTAG
- the LOC122071944 gene encoding uncharacterized protein LOC122071944 isoform X1 has translation MPRPGPRPYECVRKAWHSDRHQPMRGSLIQEIFRVASEIHSPATKKNKKWQEKLPVVVLKAEEIMYSKANSEAEFMDLKTLWDRLNDAINTIIRRDESTESGEYLQPCIEAALILGCIPRRASRSQRHINPRSYLNPSTQEPTYADPRVQDSTTHEGLLTLQPDNRTNSPQLISTYSIFTRPITMNSTGLRSESRSPITQDSNPTSIHEYPFPSENFTSTGLNQPLLMPASPPSNLGRVYPLCYGIPLQSREPQVSFQVQVSQELDHNRVVGLPCVQSTVEPGAIPVLENLFSCRAAGNASDRITESEFKETSKKPSVIECDLSLRLGPLSVAGTRVGNEWPHQVEAVFDSSSSQEGSKSNDQSPSMGTEFNFLRRDNSDGPLESCSGKWSPEGEDLNVKAITRKWNAPVSDFAEDGNIR, from the exons ATGCCGAGGCCTGGCCCGAGACCTTATGAGTGCGTTAGGAAGGCTTGGCACAGCGATAGACACCAACCCATGAGAGGATCCCTTATTCAAGAGATTTTCAG GGTCGCCAGTGAGATCCATAGCCCTGCTActaagaagaacaagaaatggCAAGAGAAGCTTCCTGTCGTTGTCCTCAAAGCAGAGGAAATCATGTACTCCAAAGCCAATTCTGAG GCGGAGTTCATGGACCTCAAAACGCTCTGGGACCGGTTGAATGATGCCATCAATACAATCATTCGAAGAGACGAGAGCACTGAGAGTGGAGAATATTTGCAGCCTTGTATCGAAG CCGCCCTTATACTGGGTTGCATTCCGAGAAGAGCATCGCGGAGCCAAAGGCACATTAACCCGAGGTCTTATCTGAATCCCAGCACGCAAGAACCCACTTATGCTGACCCCAGAGTTCAAGACAGCACGACCCATGAAGGGTTACTCACTCTTCAACCAGACAACCGAACCAACAGCCCGCAGTTAATCTCTACCTACTCGATCTTCACGAGACCCATAACCATGAATTCAACTGGTTTACGTTCAGAATCTAGGAGTCCTATTACCCAGGACAGTAACCCCACCTCCATCCATGAATACCCTTTTCCCTCTGAAAACTTCACTTCAACTGGCCTGAACCAACCCTTACTAATGCCTGCTTCTCCCCCATCAAATTTAGGTCGTGTTTACCCTCTTTGTTATGGCATCCCTCTTCAGAGTAGGGAGCCCCAAGTAAGCTTCCAAGTCCAAGTTTCCCAAGAATTAGACCATAACAGGGTTGTTGGTTTGCCTTGTGTTCAGTCCACTGTAGAGCCTGGTGCAATACCTGTACTGGAGAACCTCTTTTCCTGTAGGGCTGCTGGAAATGCTTCAGACAGAATCACAGAGTCAGAGTTCAAGGAAACATCTAAGAAACCATCTGTGATTGAGTGTGATCTATCGTTGAGGCTAGGTCCACTCTCGGTAGCGGGAACAAGAGTAGGAAACGAATGGCCTCATCAGGTTGAAGCTGTTTTTGATTCAAGTAGTTCACAAGAAGGGAGCAAGTCCAATGATCAGTCACCATCAATGGGTACAGAGTTCAATTTCCTTCGCAGAGATAATTCTGATGGCCCCTTGGAGTCCTGCTCAGGCAAATGGAGTCCTGAGGGTGAAGATCTGAATGTGAAAGCAATCACTAGGAAGTGGAACGCTCCTGTTAGTGATTTTGCCGAGGATGGGAACATTCGCTAG
- the LOC122071935 gene encoding glycosyltransferase BC10-like yields the protein MIAPTPVSLCCALLLCLPLTIVFTITSPIVTTIVTITHYDSYKDPARNFVPISNNKKKFDIKHRSVVWPPPSLSPPPSPLQPPLPEDDESLFRLAARVNPKPQPLGTPKKLAFMFLTTTPLPFAPLWELFFNQTRTKKLFNIYIHADPSFHYDPPFSGTFAGRDIHSKPTQRFTPSLVSAARRLLAHALLDDPSNAMFPLLSASCIPLHSFNFTYDTLIRSKKSFIEILSSEPGAYGRYIARGEDAMFPEVPFEDFRIGSQFFVLTRRHARLVVKDELLWSKFKLPCVQWDTCYPEENYLPTLLSMMDRRGCVPATLTHVDWTNQSDGHPRKYEASEVRPGLIVSLRGDRPRYGDDGGGFGNVTSSSLSKRHDPFLFARKFSPESLQPLMRIADDVIFHD from the coding sequence ATGATAGCTCCAACTCCGGTTTCTCTATGTTGTGCTCTGCTTCTCTGCTTGCCTCTCACGATAGTATTTACAATCACCAGTCCGATAGTCACCACCATCGTCACCATCACCCACTACGACAGCTATAAAGACCCAGCAAGAAATTTCGTCCCGATCAGCAACAATAAGAAGAAATTTGATATCAAACACAGAAGCGTTGTCTGGCCACCACCGTCACTATCCCCGCCGCCCTCGCCTTTGCAACCACCACTTCCAGAAGATGACGAATCCCTCTTCCGCCTCGCTGCCAGAGTGAACCCAAAACCACAACCCCTTGGCACACCAAAGAAACTAGCTTTCATGTTTCTCACCACCACACCTCTCCCCTTCGCCCCACTTTGGGAACTTTTCTTTAATCAAACTAGGACAAAGAAGCTCTTCAACATCTACATCCACGCTGACCCATCGTTCCATTACGATCCACCCTTCTCCGGGACCTTCGCCGGCCGAGACATCCACTCCAAACCTACCCAACGGTTCACCCCATCGCTTGTCTCAGCCGCCCGTCGCCTCCTCGCCCACGCCCTCCTCGACGATCCTTCCAATGCCATGTTCCCACTCCTCTCAGCCTCCTGTATCCCTCTCCATTCCTTCAATTTCACATACGATACCCTAATCCGATCGAAGAAGAGCTTCATCGAGATCCTCAGCAGCGAACCGGGCGCCTATGGCCGATACATCGCGCGTGGAGAGGACGCTATGTTCCCCGAAGTACCTTTCGAGGACTTCCGAATCGGGTCCCAGTTCTTCGTCTTGACACGTCGACACGCGAGGCTTGTTGTGAAGGACGAACTGCTTTGGTCCAAGTTCAAGCTACCATGTGTGCAGTGGGACACGTGCTATCCAGAGGAAAACTATTTACCGACACTGCTGAGCATGATGGACCGTCGTGGGTGCGTACCTGCTACACTAACCCACGTTGATTGGACGAACCAATCAGATGGTCACCCACGCAAGTACGAGGCTTCCGAAGTGAGGCCAGGACTGATCGTCTCCCTTAGAGGTGATAGGCCCAGATACGGTGACGATGGAGGCGGGTTCGGGAACGTCACTAGTTCGTCACTGTCTAAACGGCACGATCCATTCCTATTTGCCAGGAAGTTTTCTCCGGAGTCTCTCCAGCCGTTGATGAGAATAGCAGACGATGTCATCTTCCATGACTGA